TCACTGACAAAGCCGATGTCCAGCACCTGCTCAACTCGCTGCCCGAGCCGACATTGACCCCGCGCATTGTCAGCCTGCGGGTGAACAGTGTGCGCAACAACGGACCTGAACTGATCGAGCCAGCCCCGGCGGCGTCCGGTGACTAGCAGCTTGGCCGCTCTTGTGAATTAGTCGAAGAGGCTATTGCTCCCGTGCCCATGTGATGTCGCCAATGCTGGCCCGGTCCCTGCTTGTGCCTGGCGAGCTGTGTGCCCCCGGTGCGTGCGCGGACACACCGAATGCTGTCATTGACGTCACCTCCCAGTGTGCCGGTGCGTTAAATTCTTTTGCCACGGCTTCGCGCGGGAGAATTCCGAGTACTCCCAATCGGGGGTGTCTTCGACGTGGATTTGCGCGAGGTTTGCCACCAAAAGCGATGCAGCGGGTGCCCACGCTGAGGAGCTTCGGGCCAGATGCGGGACCAGCCTTGAGTGAACGCTGTCCCCTCGTAGCCCGGCGATAAACATTCAGGTTGGGAGTTGCCTGCGCACGGTGCCTTACGGGCTGCATCGAGCATGGTGTCGAGTTGGGGTGGCGTGATCACTACAAGAGGATCGAACCGGACAGGACTGAACCTGCTCGCCAGGGCTGTGTGGAGCTTTGGGCGGGCAGGGGAGTTGCACGTAGTCATAAGCAAAGTCTGCTGCACAAGCTGGGCAGTTGGGCATTCACGGAGTAAATAAGACAATTCGTCCTTGCGCGTCATATTCATTGCTGCTTTTCGCGTCAGGATTGCGAGGCGGAACACACTGTAGCCGTAAGGGGAAATGCGGACGCTGGGATGGTCTCCACCCATCTAAAATTCCTTGTTGCAATTCGAGCATAATTGCTTCAAAACCAGCTATTTCCCGGGGTACTGTCTGAGGGTGGCTACGAAAACAATAATCACCTTCCACGACGATCTGGATGGAACTGAAGCCCACCAGACAGTTTCCTTCTCCGTTGAGGGAACTTCGTACGAAATCGACCTCAGCGATGCGCATGCCGAGCAGCTGCGGTCAGCCCTGGGTCCCTACGCTGCCGCAGCCCGCGGCGTGAAAGGGACGCGGAAGACACGATCTCCGCAACCAGAGAATGAGAAGGTGCGGGCTTGGGCCAAAGAAAACGGCATCCATGTCGCCTCCAGGGGAGCCGTTAGCCGCAAAGTCGTGGAGCTTTACAGGAGTAGGAGCTAGCCGGGGAGGCCTTCAGGTTGCTTCGTCCCGGCGAAATCCTCATGGTGCGAACTTGCCTTGATCACCAGGGTGCTGCAGACCGATCATCACGGCCCTGAGATCCAAGCGACGAGGGCTACGACAATTCCCAGGACAATCCAGGCCCCGAAAATGACGCGCAGCACCTTGAGGTTTCGACGTTTGAAAGCAGGCTTGTCCAGGTTGGGTCGGAAGTAGGCTTGAGTGTTTGCAGCGGCGTTGGTCAGGGGTGTGGCGAGGGTCATCATTAGCAGGCCTGCTCCTATCAGGGCCAGGCCAAATATTGCTCCAGATGCCATTGTTATTTCTCTTGGTGGATTTTGTGGCAGTTGCCTGGCTCCTGGTGCGATGTACCCCCGGTGCGATGTACCCCCGGTGCGATGTAAACCGAGGATGATGATCAGACGGCTAGGTAGCTCCAGCCCCAGCGACCGGTCACAAGGGCAGTAAGAAGGCCCATGATTATCAGGGCGCCACCCAGCGCCATGAAGCAGATCGCCCCGATCCTAAGCGTTTGCCGATTCCTACTCGCATATGCGGGCTTTTGTTCGTCTCGGAGTGTCCAATGCCAGTTTGCACCCCACCTTGCAAGCGTGGTGGATATGGCATACCCCGTAAGGCCCATGACGATAAGCGTGGCTCCCATCAGAATCGGACCGATCATTGTTTACCCCTTTCGTGAGGGTCGTTGTTGTGACCGAACGAGTCACCTACTCAGGCCTGGGCCCGGCTTCGAAGACGAGCATTGGCATCAGGTTGGCTATGAACAGCAATGGGGCTTGGTTTTTCTCTTCGCGAGCCTACCCTCTGGTGGTCAACGACAATGTCACGGCATTCGGTCGTCATATCGAACCGGGTAGCCAAGCTTTTCAGCAGCTTCAAGAACGGCGTCTGGCGATCGGGAAGGAAACGTCCAGGGCATGTTCTCCTCTGCGAGGAATTCCACCTGCGGGGGCGCCATGACGTTCAAACGGCCTAGGTACACCTCACGGATGGCGGACCGCTCGACCCGCCACGGCCCGGCAAAACGCGCGAGCCAACGAAATCTCATCCTGAATTCAATGTGTGAGTCATCCAGGGTCAGCAGAACCCAAGGACCCAGGATCCTTATCAATTTCCCGGGTCTCTCCAAGCCGCCTTTGAACATGTACGTCATTTGACCACCTTGATCGAAGCCAGGTTATTGGCCACTGTTCCTGTGTCTTCTTCTATAAATCCAAACATTCCGGGCTACCTCGACGAGAACGAAAACCGTCACAATCGTTCCTACCATTGGGGCAAAATTTGGGTGGCTGGGCGGAATCAGGAAGGACATCACCAGTACTGTTACTCCGATGGTGATGATCAGGCCTAAGCCCGATCCGATGATTTCACGTTTTGTCATTTAGCCCTCCGGACCCGGACATCCAATGCTTATGCCAAAGTAGGCACCTGATACAAGGCCTCCAGCGGCTCCAGAACAACGGACCCGCATCAAAAGCTCGTCGACCTAGCCAGTGACGATCTCCGTCTGCTGATCTCGTTTCCGGCGGTTCGGGCTATTCGCGTTCCAGGGGAAGACCTGCTGCGTGTCGCCGACGGTCCTCCCTTGCCTCCGCGTTCACTCGCTGTAGTCCCCGAGCGCCCTTGACCACAAAAAGAGCCGCCGCAAGCAAGAGCAGGCCCACTAATGCGATGGACCAATATGTGGAGGGGTCATTGATTTTTGGCTGTGTGACCCAGAAGAAGATTATCGCGACCAGCATGATGAGGTTGGCGATGAAGTAAGGACCGAACATCGAAAGGACAGCGTTCCAAGTCGCTTTGCTCGAACGGTTCCTCATGCGAGCTCCTTTCTTGTCAGATGGCCTCGTCATCGTCGCCGTTGCGAGTAGCTCTTCGTGCTCGGAGCTTGTAAACAAGTCGAGCAACAGTTGGCGCGATAAGAGCTCCGGCAAACGCGTAGCGCCAAGGGCCCCGGGTTTTGGACGGCATGATTGTCCCGGCAGTTACCGGCAGGAAGATATTTTGAGGCCAAGACAATATCAAATTCTTGCTCACTCCCGTTCCCCCCTTTTGGGCTGATGCCATGATTCATTTGTCCGTGTCTAGGCCGGAAAGAGACAGCCGAGGAACGCGAACCCAATGCCCACAAGCCCAATCCGTGCGGGGCCCGGAAGCATTATCTTGAAGACTGCCGTTTGCAGTCCGAATCCACAAGAGCCGAGCACTCCGAGGGCATGGGAACATCCGCGATTTCCACGCACGGGTGGTCAACGCACCATCATTGGATTCGGTCGTCATATCGAACCGGATAGCCAAGCTTGTCGGCAGCTTCAAGCACGTCCAGTGGCCACTGGGTCAGAAACGACCACGGCATGATCTCCTCGCCGAGGAAGTTCACCCGCCCCCATGGTGAAAGCGCGTTCGGACGGCCTGGGTAGACGTCGCGGATGACGGAACGCTCGAGCCGCCACGGGCCGAAAACACGCGCGAGCCAACGGAATCTCATGCAGAATTCCAAGTGCGTCGGGTGTAACTTCAGCACGACCCAAGGTCCAAGAATTCTAGTCAGTGCGCCCGGTCTTACTAGGCCGCCTCTGAACACGTACGTCATTTGAACACCTTGAAAGGATCGATATTTAGGTAAGGATCGGAATCGTTGACTGGCCCTCCAGGTTCTAAGGGGCACTTTCTTCGCCGCGGGCATGGCTCGAATTAGTCCAGTCGCCCCTAAGGTCTCTGCGGATGTAGATGACCGTTAGGGCAACGCCTATAGGGGCTATCCACAGCCAAATGCCCAGAGCTTCAGTAAAACGGAATCCAGTGAACAGAAGCGCGAGCATGAACCCGATCGCCCATCCAACGAAACAGCTGGCGATCGATCTCCGAATTCGTTCACGTCGTGTTGCCATGATTGATCCTAGCCCCGACCAACCGCCTCCCGGCGGAACCCAGCTCTTGAGACGAGAGGAGCACCCCGACGGCATGGTCGCTTCGGATAAGCCGATCTTTCCGTGCACCCGCTCCCTGGGTCAACCGAACATGTATTGCGCGATCGAAGCTAGATAAAGAAGAGCGAGACCGTGTCCGACTCCCCACGCAACCGACTGTGGCCACTTCTTTGAAACCACCTTGGATGTTGGCGACTCATCCATGCTTTTCCGACTTGGATGCTCGCGCCGCAACGGTTTTAGACCGTACGTAACGAGAGAGACGAGTAGCGCGGCGAAGGCGGCATAAGCCAAGGCCGGAAGACCGCGGAAGGATGTCATCGGAGGCAGTGCAAAAACGATGGCTGCGGCGGCGACCAGGAATGCAAGGTGCACCGCCTCGAAGCCAATCTCGCCCTTCGCGCCTGGTTTGATAGCCATGCGGTGTCGCCCGCCCCAACTCAGGCCATAGCCGAACAACAAGAGGTACACGTACATCAATACGCGAATCATTAGCAATACTTCCGCACGTAGTTGAAGGCATCATATGGAAACTGTGGTCGTCCTGTTGGAAGCGTCGGTCTTGCCAGTCAGCTGACCCGCTGCGTCGTAGGCGTAGCTGGTTAGCGGTTGAGCGCGTCCGTCGATGACGTCAGACGATTGCTGGAGTCGTAGGCGTAGTTGGTGACGTGGGATGCCTGGTCGGTCTGGGAAATTGTGTTGCCATCAGCGTCGTAGCCGGTCGCTGTAACGGTAGCGTCCGGGCGGGTGGTACCTGTTTTCCTGCCCAGGGCGTCGTAGCTGTAGCCCGTGGTGCGTCCCATGCGGTCGGTCGTTCAATCCGCGGACCCTCCATTACTCGATGTCCACGATTACCTCAAGTCAGCTGCGTGGGATGCCACCTTGAAGTCAAAGAGCAGCACCATGATTAGGTTTGCTGTCAGCAGCAGGAATACGGCAATAATGCCTATTGACAGTCCGGCCACAAAGAGGCTTAGGGCCGCTGCACCCGTGAGGGGAAGTAGCAGGAGGAAAAGGACACGTTTCCATGGCTTCGGGCTCGGAACGAACTCACCATCGGGCCGCTGACCGCCCAGTTGCCAGGCCCGGAAGAGAGTAATGATTCCAGTTGTGATGAGTCCTATAGCGAGAAAGGCGTCCATTTGGCTTCGCGGATGAACCGCTGAATCGATCAGCAACGCAATTGCGCCCAGAGCCAGCACGGCCATGGTGATAGCCATGGCACGGCGTAGGCCCGGAAGATCTGTCCACTTTTTCATGAAGCACCGCCCCGATAAGATTCCCGCAGACACCATGAGCTTGGGTCGATCATAGTTTGGCGTAGCACAAACCACCTCCGATGGCGCTTGAGAATGCCAATGTGTTGCCGGTGGCCACCCATCCCTGGACGGTTGCTCCCGATTGAATCACTCTAGCCACGTGGGCTCCCACCGAGGGTATTCGAGCAATAGCGAGGGGTCTGAGGAACCAAGAGATGGCTGCCAAACGGCATCCGAACGTGTTGGACGGGTCATTAGCGACAACCGGATCAATAGGGCCAGTGTTGGGCGAGTAAGTTGCCCATGTGGGTGGGAATTGACGACGCACGACAATTTCTGAAAATTGGTATTCCCGGATTGACAGCGAGGCTGTCTGCAGCTCACTCAGCCCTGAGGCTTTCTCCGCGAACGGTCGCGTTGTCGGTCAGGCTGCCTGCGGACATCGAAGAAGCCCGCCGATGGGGGACCGACGGGCTTCCGCCTCAACGCTATGGGTGCGGATTACCAACATCAACTTGAACAAATGGCCGGCGAAGGCCTGTTCAGGCCAGCTCGCACTTGAGCCGGATCAGTTGCTGAAGCTGTGGGTCGTGCTTACGGCTGCGGATCCAGGCTGTCGCTTGTCCGGATGACGAGTATTTTGAAGCCTTCGGGAACCAAAGCCTCCGCGGTTGCTTTGGCTTCGTCATGTGTCCTGCCTTCGGCGCTGACATGGTCCGGGGTACCGTCGGGGGCTTCTATGGTCAGGGTTACCATCACGTTCACATTTTAGGCGGCCTCTGAGTGGCTCTCAGCCCTGGCGGTGGGCGGGCCACTGGAACGGAAGCTGCCGTGGATGGGTGGAACCTGCGCCGTATTAGGACCCTGGATGGGTGGTACCTGAATATGCGAGGCGGTAGATTGGCCGCCAGGAATGTGCAGCTGAATTTGGGGGCTTCAGTGCAGTTGGTGGCGTACCTGAACGGTGAACGGATCGATGCAACGCAGATGGCCCATGACCATTGGCGGGGGCTGGTGAATCATCCGCTGTATGAATCCCTTGTCCTGCTGGAGTGCGGACTGCGGGCAAGCCGGGTAACACGCAAGGGGCGACAGTTCTTCAAGCACTATCCGGACGTTGAATGCGGCTTCGAGCACAAGTCGGAGTCGGCTCAGCATCTGGCAATGAAGCGGGCGCTGAAGGACAGGATTGACGCTGTTCCCGGCTGGCGCGCGGAGGTCGAGCATGCCCATCCGGAGCGACTATGGATCGCGGACGTCATGGCCTTTCATGTCTCGGGCAAAAGGCTCGCTTTTGAGGTCCAGCTCTCCGCACAGAGCGAGGACGAGTATATCTTTCGGTCCCAGCGCTACATTGACGATCGTGTCGGCCCTGTGTGGGTGGTCCCCGGGAACGTTGATTGGATTCGTGTGAAGCTGCCCACGATCGTCACCAACTTCGGTAAGAGCAACGATCTGCCGGATGACCCGGCAGCGCTCATGGAAGCATCGGCGTACCAGCCGATGGTCCATGCTATAGCGCGGGTGGGGAGCGTCGTGGACCACGTGCTGCATCCCTCGTTCCGCTGGGCGCACGGCACACCAACGAGGCAACAGGAGCTCCTGGCACAAGAAGATATGAAACGGGCGCAGGATGCAGAGACCGCGAAATTGAGTGCGGCGGCCGCCCTGACTGCGAAGCTGCTTGCCGACGAGGAGACCCTCCGCCGAAATGCCCGGCACGCGGCGGAGTTCGTGAGCCTGGCAGTTCCGCCGGACATCATCAGCACGCCGGCAATCGTGGCTGGAATGAACATCTGGGCCAGCGTGGTGAAGTGTCCGGGCAACGGTCATTCGATGTTGATTTGGCGCCTCGTTGAGCCACCGTACGCAGTCAATTCCCGCCCCTACCAACTTGATCGGGAAAACTACCAGAATGTCTGCGCGCGTGTGAGCACATGGCTGGAAAAGGAAGGCCATGGTCTTCCAAAGGCCGACATTGTTCGATTTAAGGGCCTCGGGAAACGTCAAGGCTTCGCATGCCCTGAGTGCAAAGAGATCATCAGGGAGCGTTTGGTGGCAGCGCTCCCGCGTACAAAATGGTCGCTCATAGCGGCGGGCATTCTGAACCGCTCGGGCAGGCCGCCGGTAGTGCAGGAGGCACTTCCCTCGGAACAGGGAATTCATAGACCCACGCCCCCGGAAGAACCATCGCGCGCGCCTATCCAGCAGACTAACGACGAGGTAAACCCACGGTTACTTGGACCGAAGAGTAAGCCGCTCTGGATGTTGGAGGCCCGCGGCGGCAGGGACATCGCCGAACGACTGGCAGCCAAGGAAGCTCAAACAGCTCGCATGCAGACCATCAGGGACAACCCCCGATACCGGGCCAGCCCCAACGGTTTTCGCTTCTATTGCACTGACTGCGGTGGCATATTCGAGGACGACAAGGAAGGCATCCATGCCGACGGGGGCTGCATCATTCCCAGCAAGCGGGGATCTGGTTGGTGGTAACTACGAAGTGTTTTCCACAGGTTCGCATACCGATATTGTGATCCAGAATCCATCGTTTTGCCTCATGCATGACAGTTCATTTTCGTTATTTGAAACCCGTCACCTTGGTTAGTTATGTCTTCCAGCTTCACGCGGGCGGGCTTGCCTTGCGGCAACCCCGCCGTAATGTCATTCGTTGAACCTATGGACCCCGCGCCTCTGTCAATGCTGACCGCCACATAAATCCCGCCAGGGCAGCCGTTAGGAGCCATGGACACGACGTCAACATATGTGCACTTCCACCTTCCGCAGCTAAATTTTGAATCGTCGAGATATTGGAAGTACATTTGGTTGCCCGCGGGATTCCAGCCTTGAGCTTTCATTTGCTTCTCTTCGCTCTCCGCCCTCAGTCGCTCGGCTTCTTGCGCCTGTGCTGCTTTCTCAGCGGCCATTCTTGCGCGTTCCGACGCAAAGAATGCGGCGTCCTCGGCTGCCTTTTTGGACGCTGCCGCCGCAGAAGCCTGCGATGATGCTGATGCTGATGCTGATGCTGATGCTGATGCTGAGGCAGCACCCGCTGCCGCTTGCTCGGCCTCCCGGGCCGTAACAGTGACATTCCAAACAAATGCGCCACTCAGGGTCAACACCAATGCCGCGATGGACGAGATGATGACGTTGCGATTGCGTTTCCTCGGCCTCGGATCCTGCCGCACGTCACGCAAATTCGGTCCTTGAACCTCGTCCATGAATGCCCCAATTCCACGCCGCCACCGCAGTTGAAAAGTTCGGGACGCTAACCCGCCCTTGACCATGGTTACAGAGAGACGGGCCTGCGCGTGAGGCTCGGGAGGTAATCCTTGGCCAATCCTGCGCAATCCGGGGAAAAACTAGCTCAATGCTGGCAAGCTTCGCTTGAAGAAGTGGCGGCAATGAACTCGTGGAACATATGGAAGATAAGGCCGGTCTCTTCGTACAGTTTCTCCACAGATTGGATCATAGCTGTCGCCAGGGCCACAGCCAGTGCAAGAAGGCAAGGACCGTCGAGCCCAATCCCGCTGCAAGAACAGCAACCACTGCCCTCTCCAAGATGTCCATTGCTTGTACAACCCACTTAGGACGAGGAAGACGCAAGGCACAGTGCCTGGGTTTGGAAGCCATGGCAGCCCACCAATCTTTTGAGACTGGCCTGCCCGCCACACCAGTGAACGCTTGAATAGACCAAACCAAGGTTCATACGATGAGGACAGAAGCACACCAGTGACCCGGTATGTTTCCAGAGCGCCCCTCGCCTTGG
This genomic stretch from Micrococcaceae bacterium Sec5.1 harbors:
- a CDS encoding Lsr2 family protein, with amino-acid sequence MATKTIITFHDDLDGTEAHQTVSFSVEGTSYEIDLSDAHAEQLRSALGPYAAAARGVKGTRKTRSPQPENEKVRAWAKENGIHVASRGAVSRKVVELYRSRS